One Thermococcus alcaliphilus genomic region harbors:
- a CDS encoding GNAT family N-acetyltransferase produces the protein MEYTIVDGEIYLEEIKKLDREISYSFVRFSIPYEDFAKRHEELFRELLSHGEHKFFAALDEKGKLLGHVWVCLTLDTVDYVKIAYIYDIEVIKKAKGLGIGSALLRRAEAWAREKGAKKVVLRVEVDNPAVKWYEERGYKGRALIMEKLLNFKN, from the coding sequence ATGGAGTACACGATAGTTGACGGGGAGATATATCTGGAAGAGATCAAAAAGCTTGACAGGGAAATAAGCTACTCATTCGTTCGCTTTTCCATTCCCTATGAGGACTTCGCAAAGAGGCACGAAGAACTCTTTAGAGAGCTCCTTTCACATGGAGAACACAAGTTCTTCGCAGCCCTCGATGAGAAAGGAAAGCTACTGGGCCATGTCTGGGTTTGTTTGACCCTCGATACTGTTGATTACGTTAAAATAGCCTACATTTACGACATCGAAGTTATTAAAAAGGCAAAAGGGCTTGGAATCGGTTCAGCCCTTTTAAGAAGAGCTGAAGCATGGGCAAGAGAGAAGGGAGCAAAGAAAGTTGTACTTAGGGTGGAAGTTGATAACCCTGCAGTAAAATGGTACGAAGAAAGGGGATACAAGGGAAGAGCACTTATAATGGAGAAATTGCTAAACTTCAAAAATTAA
- a CDS encoding carbon-nitrogen hydrolase family protein, translated as MKVVLISMHVEDGNFETNWKEFKQRFKEALEYNPDILVFPEYCLTGFREWDFGGAKLYDEIVERVSTLAKNNAVYVIFGLLEPYKNCVYNSALLINREGEVILKHRKFQEPMKFCTGNTVKTAKTEFGKVAIIICGDLYNKRIAKWIRKKKPDFLFVPMEYSPESGKISEEDLKAMSERAKLLGVKTFIVNSYPPGGTWVFDESGNLLSQSKGDKLLIFEV; from the coding sequence GTGAAAGTTGTCCTAATCTCGATGCACGTTGAAGATGGAAACTTTGAGACTAACTGGAAGGAGTTCAAACAGAGGTTTAAAGAGGCATTAGAGTACAATCCAGATATCTTGGTGTTTCCGGAGTACTGCCTAACTGGCTTTAGAGAGTGGGACTTCGGTGGAGCAAAGCTATATGATGAAATTGTCGAGAGAGTGAGCACTCTTGCGAAGAATAATGCTGTGTATGTAATCTTTGGGCTCTTGGAACCGTATAAGAACTGTGTTTATAACTCTGCTCTCTTGATAAACCGTGAAGGAGAAGTTATTCTTAAGCACCGGAAGTTTCAGGAACCAATGAAGTTCTGTACGGGCAATACAGTGAAGACCGCTAAGACTGAGTTCGGTAAGGTTGCAATCATCATCTGTGGTGATCTTTACAACAAGCGCATAGCGAAGTGGATAAGAAAGAAAAAGCCCGATTTTCTGTTCGTACCCATGGAATATTCACCCGAGAGCGGAAAGATAAGTGAAGAAGACCTTAAGGCAATGTCCGAAAGGGCTAAACTACTTGGTGTTAAAACTTTCATTGTGAACAGTTACCCTCCGGGCGGGACTTGGGTGTTTGATGAGAGCGGAAATCTCTTGAGCCAAAGTAAAGGAGATAAGCTCTTAATTTTTGAAGTTTAG
- a CDS encoding DUF257 family protein: MEIAMTEGAKIWESIVPGESVLIEYDSLTLPYKGFYYLLTWARKKGYDVMIIDILDTLSLYKTQISLANLETEFFENLKVIKVGGRLNVGKVLARLPASDIPKLIKDFELTCTPYFSQNETKQTIVVVLGLSRVFLLAESKFEALMLIDLLVKYGNSQKKTIFYFVNMDVLGDGSRYVMSLLEELATTVIRAVRAKDGEETKPYVYVMVLKAINTETEGFKLKL, from the coding sequence GTGGAGATCGCAATGACCGAAGGTGCTAAAATATGGGAGTCAATTGTTCCGGGAGAGAGTGTCTTGATAGAGTACGATTCACTGACACTTCCCTACAAGGGGTTCTACTACTTGCTCACCTGGGCCAGAAAAAAAGGCTATGACGTAATGATCATTGATATTCTCGATACTCTATCCTTGTACAAAACCCAGATAAGCCTTGCAAACTTGGAAACGGAATTTTTTGAGAACTTAAAGGTCATTAAAGTTGGTGGTCGCTTAAACGTAGGCAAAGTACTTGCTAGGCTACCCGCGAGTGATATTCCAAAGCTCATTAAGGATTTTGAATTAACTTGCACTCCCTACTTCTCCCAAAATGAAACCAAACAAACCATCGTTGTTGTTTTAGGCTTATCTAGAGTGTTTTTGCTTGCTGAATCAAAGTTTGAAGCCCTTATGCTCATTGACCTTCTTGTGAAATACGGGAACTCCCAGAAAAAGACTATATTTTACTTTGTGAACATGGATGTCTTGGGTGATGGTTCCAGATACGTAATGTCTCTCTTGGAAGAATTGGCAACCACTGTAATAAGAGCTGTGAGAGCAAAAGATGGGGAAGAAACCAAGCCATACGTGTATGTTATGGTTTTAAAGGCTATTAACACAGAGACGGAGGGCTTTAAACTAAAACTCTAG
- a CDS encoding nucleotidyltransferase domain-containing protein → MIPRKHLEVLRRLYERLSQSDVTWAVTGSLGFALQGVPVEPHDIDIQTDREGAYEIERLFSEFVVEPVRFKESEKIRSHFGVLMIDGVKVEIMGDIQKKVNDEWEEPVDINRYKSFVEIEGMKIPVLDLEYEYQAYLKLGRIKKAKMLKRFLEERKSHLE, encoded by the coding sequence ATGATTCCCCGAAAACACCTCGAAGTCCTCCGCAGGTTATATGAAAGGTTAAGCCAAAGCGACGTCACCTGGGCGGTTACGGGGAGCCTTGGCTTTGCCCTCCAGGGCGTTCCAGTTGAGCCCCATGACATTGACATCCAGACAGACAGGGAAGGGGCATACGAAATTGAAAGGCTCTTCTCTGAGTTCGTGGTCGAGCCTGTCAGGTTCAAGGAGAGCGAGAAAATCCGGTCTCACTTTGGAGTGCTGATGATCGATGGGGTTAAGGTTGAGATAATGGGCGACATACAGAAAAAAGTCAATGATGAGTGGGAAGAACCAGTAGATATAAACAGATACAAAAGCTTCGTAGAAATTGAGGGCATGAAAATCCCCGTTTTGGATTTAGAATATGAATATCAAGCCTATCTCAAGCTTGGGAGAATTAAAAAAGCGAAGATGTTGAAGAGGTTTTTGGAAGAAAGAAAATCTCATTTGGAGTAA
- a CDS encoding GNAT family N-acetyltransferase — MDPIIREARPEDKPFIEEIAKLTWEGEDYLARVFDSWVEDGNFYVLELEGKVIGTAKLTLLPDKVGWLEGLRVHPNYRGKGFGRMIHNFMIQKGRGLAKDGIINALEFSTYFLNKESIAMAKKDGFKIVKRYYIMGKAVEGIKPSKPSDSTITSLEELEYEEYIPVGWKFVHKVPEALDWLREKAIIKECGGAKFMMPKDSESAFVPFHLSKSYVEQLLPCMAQEALNANQKYIEIMVPEERKELLEPLRELGFEVWDNCKEPNVLVFRKELKV, encoded by the coding sequence ATGGATCCTATAATTCGCGAAGCTAGGCCTGAGGACAAGCCATTCATCGAAGAGATAGCAAAGCTAACATGGGAAGGTGAAGACTACCTTGCTAGGGTTTTTGATAGCTGGGTAGAAGATGGGAACTTCTACGTTCTTGAACTTGAGGGAAAAGTCATCGGAACGGCAAAGCTGACTCTTTTACCCGATAAGGTCGGGTGGCTTGAAGGGCTTAGAGTACACCCTAACTACAGGGGCAAGGGCTTTGGAAGAATGATTCACAATTTCATGATACAGAAAGGAAGGGGACTTGCAAAAGATGGTATCATAAACGCTCTGGAGTTTTCGACTTATTTCCTCAACAAGGAGAGCATAGCAATGGCAAAGAAAGATGGTTTTAAGATCGTCAAGCGCTACTACATTATGGGGAAAGCTGTAGAAGGAATTAAACCTTCAAAGCCATCCGACAGCACAATAACCTCTTTAGAAGAGCTTGAATACGAGGAGTATATTCCCGTGGGATGGAAGTTCGTTCATAAAGTCCCGGAAGCTTTAGACTGGCTCAGGGAAAAAGCTATTATCAAAGAATGCGGCGGAGCCAAGTTCATGATGCCCAAAGACTCTGAGAGTGCTTTTGTACCGTTTCACCTTTCAAAGTCATATGTAGAACAACTCCTCCCCTGCATGGCACAAGAAGCTTTGAACGCAAATCAAAAATACATTGAAATTATGGTGCCCGAAGAAAGGAAGGAATTACTTGAGCCCCTCAGAGAGCTTGGCTTTGAGGTCTGGGACAACTGCAAGGAGCCCAATGTGTTGGTGTTCAGGAAGGAGTTAAAAGTTTGA
- a CDS encoding ArsR/SmtB family transcription factor translates to MLSSDNMDVEELARILDGLGHPLRLKIVGVLAKENRPMYLNEIAVALGISRALAKIHLKKLEKAGIVKSRVVIDEKRGIALRFYELVPFDIKVSPDILKEVVG, encoded by the coding sequence ATGTTATCAAGTGATAACATGGATGTGGAAGAACTGGCAAGAATACTTGATGGGCTGGGACATCCACTAAGGCTCAAAATTGTGGGGGTGCTTGCCAAAGAGAACAGACCAATGTACCTTAATGAGATAGCCGTAGCACTGGGAATAAGCAGGGCCCTTGCAAAAATCCACTTAAAAAAGCTTGAAAAGGCGGGAATAGTTAAGAGCAGAGTCGTGATAGATGAAAAACGAGGAATAGCCTTGAGGTTTTATGAACTTGTCCCGTTTGATATTAAGGTCTCTCCTGATATCCTGAAGGAGGTGGTTGGATGA
- a CDS encoding MFS transporter — protein sequence MRWSEIPREARTYMIYHALIAPGLITWTLFPLYLMMTGYSVLEVGAFFTIVNIASIPLTYLFGRLFNRWDIKKGLIAIDILDGIAYVMYGLAKGAIAPLMLFGGKVIDKLSTLLYPLYQAYEQIIYPEDKYEEIFAWHLRLPEIATLVSFPIMGYLLGYVYNKPEHYRLTFLFFGLLSVVTVAYLWLFLPSVGREERISPEGFTFRVGEFKRLIAFETLLTLAWGLAPEFILINYIVFVLHKTVFETTLITVASSLMRIAGTYASERVPKEKGFHAIALGMFLNAFYAFVMALSPSFWLVLAVYAVGDFGNALWFPFYRSWLFKLIPKERTTEFHAAISSYRKVLGLVTPVAAGFLASIHPTLPYGASLVGFIAAGLLLLMDFEKKVKNSRLAHLRCVEPVEVAFLC from the coding sequence ATGCGCTGGAGCGAGATTCCTAGGGAAGCCAGGACCTACATGATATACCATGCACTCATAGCGCCTGGACTCATAACTTGGACGCTCTTCCCCCTCTACCTCATGATGACGGGCTACTCCGTTCTCGAAGTCGGGGCGTTCTTCACGATAGTCAACATCGCCTCGATCCCGCTCACCTACCTCTTCGGCAGGCTCTTCAACCGCTGGGACATCAAAAAGGGCCTGATAGCGATAGACATCCTCGATGGGATAGCATACGTAATGTACGGCCTTGCCAAAGGAGCAATAGCGCCGCTGATGCTCTTCGGCGGAAAAGTGATCGACAAGCTCTCCACGCTCCTCTACCCTCTCTACCAGGCCTACGAGCAGATAATTTACCCTGAAGACAAGTATGAGGAGATATTTGCATGGCACCTCCGCCTGCCTGAGATAGCCACCTTAGTGAGCTTTCCGATAATGGGCTACCTCCTCGGGTATGTGTACAACAAGCCGGAGCACTACCGCCTGACCTTCCTCTTCTTCGGCCTTCTCTCTGTCGTGACTGTTGCCTACCTCTGGCTCTTCCTCCCGAGCGTTGGTAGGGAGGAGAGGATAAGCCCGGAAGGGTTCACATTCAGGGTTGGAGAGTTTAAACGCCTAATCGCGTTTGAGACCCTCTTAACGCTCGCGTGGGGACTTGCGCCGGAGTTCATCCTCATAAACTACATTGTCTTCGTTCTCCACAAGACGGTCTTCGAGACAACGCTGATAACCGTTGCGAGCAGTCTGATGAGAATAGCTGGCACCTACGCCAGCGAGAGGGTTCCAAAGGAAAAGGGCTTCCATGCCATAGCCCTTGGGATGTTCCTCAACGCCTTCTACGCATTCGTGATGGCGCTCTCTCCATCCTTCTGGCTAGTCCTGGCCGTTTACGCCGTTGGCGACTTCGGCAACGCGCTGTGGTTCCCGTTCTACCGCTCGTGGCTCTTCAAGCTCATTCCAAAGGAGAGGACAACAGAGTTCCACGCGGCGATATCGAGCTACCGGAAGGTTCTCGGACTCGTAACACCGGTCGCGGCAGGTTTCCTTGCGAGCATTCACCCAACGTTGCCCTACGGTGCAAGCCTTGTGGGCTTCATAGCGGCTGGATTGTTACTACTTATGGATTTCGAGAAGAAAGTAAAAAACTCACGCCTCGCCCATCTGCGATGTGTAGAGCCTGTAGAAGTGGCCTTTCTTTGCTAA
- a CDS encoding ABC transporter ATP-binding protein, whose translation MASDSSLALLRRFIGEALSHKRTLAIVVASIVGSALATLAPPYILRIAIDRYILAGNYSGFLIVALLYLASLVAQWFFATLQMFYIEIFGQKVLRDLRARLHEKVLRSSLDFFKDKSTGDLVSRIVNDTGIVNDVLVSGLLGSLGSLLSLIGIIIAMLLLDVKLTLVTLTSVPLMAIVAYYFGGKMRRAYRETRQKIARISSVVEESVAGVETIRAFGRESDVEREFSKVSRETIKAYLRVAVYMGLFWPLMNITSLLSVIVVIAYGGYLAYQGAVSVGVVVAFIQYAQRFRGPINEVIGLYDSLQSALAALERIYEVLDDENVEDYSGREVERLKGEIKFEDVWFEYENGVPVLKGINLHIPPATKVAVVGKTGAGKTTMANLIMRFYDPTSGRVLYDGIDGREISRKSLRKRIGYVPQETYLFPGTIMENILMANPEASEEDVIRVCKQLGVHEFIERLPQGYNTSAGEAGKLLSVGERQLISLARALLKDPDIVILDEALSSVDPKTERLVQDAMLRLMEGRTSIIIAHRLGITRFADKVVVVDDGRIVEEGSPEELLAKKGHFYRLYTSQMGEA comes from the coding sequence ATGGCCAGTGACTCGTCCCTCGCGCTCCTTAGAAGGTTCATAGGAGAGGCCCTGTCCCATAAACGGACCCTCGCGATAGTCGTTGCGAGCATAGTGGGCTCCGCCCTGGCCACGCTCGCTCCCCCGTACATCCTGAGGATAGCGATAGACCGCTACATCCTAGCTGGCAATTATTCGGGCTTTCTGATTGTGGCTCTGCTCTACCTTGCCTCCCTCGTGGCCCAGTGGTTCTTCGCCACGCTCCAGATGTTCTACATCGAGATCTTTGGCCAGAAAGTCCTCCGAGACCTGAGGGCGAGGCTCCACGAGAAGGTTCTCCGCTCAAGTCTGGACTTCTTCAAGGACAAATCGACCGGAGACCTCGTTTCGAGGATAGTGAACGATACCGGAATAGTGAACGACGTCCTCGTCTCGGGCCTTCTCGGCAGCCTGGGAAGTTTGCTCAGCCTCATAGGCATAATAATCGCCATGCTCCTTCTCGACGTGAAGCTGACGCTTGTGACCCTCACGAGCGTCCCGCTGATGGCCATCGTCGCTTACTACTTCGGCGGGAAGATGAGGAGGGCATACAGGGAGACGAGGCAGAAGATAGCGAGGATTTCGAGCGTCGTGGAGGAGAGCGTCGCTGGTGTGGAGACCATAAGGGCCTTTGGAAGGGAGAGCGATGTAGAGAGGGAGTTCTCGAAGGTCTCAAGGGAGACCATAAAGGCCTACTTGAGGGTGGCCGTGTATATGGGCCTCTTCTGGCCTCTCATGAACATAACCAGCCTGCTCTCGGTCATAGTCGTCATAGCCTACGGGGGATATTTAGCCTACCAGGGCGCAGTTAGCGTGGGTGTCGTCGTTGCATTCATCCAGTACGCCCAGCGCTTCCGCGGGCCGATAAACGAGGTCATAGGCCTCTACGACAGCCTGCAGTCGGCTTTGGCCGCGCTTGAGAGGATATACGAGGTTCTGGATGACGAGAACGTTGAGGACTACTCTGGAAGAGAAGTGGAAAGGCTGAAAGGTGAGATTAAGTTCGAGGACGTCTGGTTTGAGTACGAGAACGGCGTCCCCGTCCTCAAGGGGATAAACCTCCACATACCTCCCGCCACGAAGGTGGCCGTTGTCGGAAAGACTGGAGCCGGAAAGACCACGATGGCGAACCTGATAATGCGCTTCTACGACCCGACGAGCGGCAGAGTGCTCTACGACGGAATCGACGGGCGGGAGATCAGTAGGAAGAGCCTGAGGAAGAGAATAGGCTACGTCCCGCAGGAGACATATCTCTTCCCGGGGACGATAATGGAGAACATCCTTATGGCGAACCCGGAGGCGAGCGAGGAGGACGTGATAAGGGTCTGCAAGCAGCTTGGCGTCCACGAGTTCATAGAGAGGCTCCCGCAGGGCTACAACACCTCCGCGGGAGAGGCCGGAAAGCTCCTCTCCGTTGGGGAGAGACAGCTTATATCCCTCGCGAGAGCACTTCTAAAGGATCCGGACATAGTTATCCTCGACGAGGCGCTCTCAAGCGTTGACCCGAAGACCGAGAGGCTGGTGCAGGATGCCATGCTCAGGCTGATGGAGGGCAGGACGAGCATCATAATCGCCCACCGCCTCGGAATAACGCGCTTCGCCGATAAGGTCGTGGTGGTTGACGATGGAAGAATAGTGGAGGAGGGTTCTCCGGAGGAGCTGTTAGCAAAGAAAGGCCACTTCTACAGGCTCTACACATCGCAGATGGGCGAGGCGTGA
- a CDS encoding ABC transporter ATP-binding protein translates to MSDSVRQLKRLLSYLRDHKFHFVGGLSIVLLMSYTNGVIPVLIREAIDQGVITGEYRVAIRYALLVLLVAILNGAFSFSGRYLLVKAAQHAVYHLRMDAFRAIQRHRMEFFDKTYSGQLISRITNDTERITRFLSFRVRMFVYSVFLIIVSLYYMARMNRALTGVALLTIALVVALNTTYAKKVRPIYDEVRHQTGVIASVSTGSIAGVKTIKALSVEEEIQGKFQEENEELYTLNVQATKITALYGNAPFLVMGIAMSVMLYYGGRAIMGQNLTVGELTAFLTYMLTMTWPLRALGFTIGDIQRSLAAASRLFEVIDSAPAEVDPPDAVELTNPRGEIEFKNVWLTYHTGKTVLKGLNLKIRPGEKVLITGPPGSGKSTLLKLIARFYEPKKGEVLIDGVDVRKIKTACLRKTVAYVPQEPFIFNRSIRENIALAKPDASLEEIIRAAKIAKIHDFISSLPDGYDTVVGEKGVTLSGGQRQRIALARALLLEPKIILLDDPVSNLDAKTEESLIEDLRDILEGKTAVIVSQRLSMARLVDRVIVMVDGRIVEDGKPEELAGKGGLFSEMLGRGGWNGQ, encoded by the coding sequence ATGAGCGACTCAGTGCGGCAACTCAAAAGACTCCTGAGCTACCTCAGAGACCACAAATTCCACTTCGTAGGCGGCTTATCCATAGTCCTCCTTATGTCCTACACTAACGGCGTGATTCCTGTCCTCATAAGGGAGGCCATAGACCAGGGTGTAATCACCGGCGAGTATCGGGTTGCTATCAGGTACGCTCTCCTCGTGCTTCTCGTTGCTATCCTCAACGGGGCCTTCAGCTTCAGCGGGAGGTACCTTTTGGTTAAGGCGGCCCAGCACGCCGTCTATCATCTCCGTATGGACGCTTTCAGGGCAATCCAGCGGCACAGGATGGAGTTTTTTGACAAGACCTATTCCGGCCAGCTCATAAGCAGGATAACCAACGACACCGAGAGGATAACGCGCTTTTTATCGTTCCGTGTAAGGATGTTCGTCTATTCCGTCTTCCTCATCATTGTCTCGCTCTACTACATGGCCCGCATGAACAGGGCCCTCACCGGTGTCGCTCTCCTCACGATAGCCCTCGTGGTAGCTTTGAACACAACCTACGCGAAGAAAGTGAGGCCCATATACGACGAGGTGAGGCACCAGACGGGAGTTATAGCCTCGGTCTCGACGGGCAGCATAGCAGGAGTTAAGACGATAAAGGCCCTCTCCGTAGAGGAAGAAATCCAGGGGAAGTTCCAGGAGGAGAACGAGGAATTATACACGCTCAACGTCCAAGCCACCAAGATAACCGCCCTCTACGGAAATGCGCCATTCCTCGTGATGGGGATAGCGATGAGCGTCATGCTCTACTACGGCGGAAGGGCGATAATGGGCCAGAACCTTACCGTTGGAGAACTCACCGCCTTTCTAACGTACATGCTAACCATGACGTGGCCCCTTAGAGCTCTCGGCTTCACCATAGGCGACATCCAGAGGAGTCTTGCCGCTGCCTCAAGGCTCTTTGAGGTTATCGACTCCGCTCCGGCCGAGGTTGACCCGCCTGATGCCGTCGAGCTCACCAACCCACGCGGGGAGATCGAGTTCAAGAATGTATGGCTCACATACCACACTGGAAAGACCGTGCTAAAGGGACTGAACCTGAAAATAAGGCCGGGCGAGAAAGTCCTCATAACCGGGCCGCCCGGAAGTGGGAAGAGCACCCTGTTAAAGCTCATAGCGCGCTTCTACGAGCCGAAAAAGGGGGAAGTCCTCATTGACGGCGTGGACGTGAGGAAGATAAAGACGGCCTGCCTGCGGAAAACAGTCGCCTATGTCCCCCAGGAGCCCTTCATCTTCAACAGGAGCATAAGGGAGAACATAGCCTTAGCGAAGCCCGACGCGAGCCTTGAGGAGATCATCAGAGCTGCCAAGATAGCGAAAATCCACGACTTCATCTCCTCGCTTCCCGATGGCTACGACACCGTTGTCGGCGAGAAGGGCGTAACACTCTCCGGCGGCCAGAGGCAGAGGATAGCCCTGGCGAGGGCCCTTCTCCTCGAGCCCAAGATAATCCTCCTCGACGACCCGGTCTCGAACCTCGACGCAAAGACCGAGGAGAGCCTGATCGAAGACCTTAGGGACATCCTCGAAGGCAAAACCGCCGTTATCGTCTCCCAGCGCCTTTCAATGGCGAGGCTCGTGGACAGGGTCATAGTTATGGTCGATGGCAGGATCGTTGAGGACGGGAAGCCTGAGGAGCTGGCAGGGAAAGGAGGCCTCTTCAGCGAGATGCTTGGCAGGGGTGGGTGGAATGGCCAGTGA
- a CDS encoding nicotinamide-nucleotide adenylyltransferase, with amino-acid sequence MRGLFVGRFQPVHNGHLKALEYVFEQVDEVIIGIGSAQVSHTLKNPFTTSERMEMLIRALDEKGIPRGKYFLVALPDINFNSIWAPYVEAMVPKFDVVFTGNSLVAQLFRERGYKVVVQPMFRKDILSATEIRRRMIEGEPWEDLVPKSVAEYIKEIKGVERIRMLATDLEKNEKELQAPIRIPEF; translated from the coding sequence ATGAGGGGTCTTTTCGTTGGTAGATTCCAGCCAGTACATAATGGACATTTGAAAGCCCTCGAATACGTTTTTGAGCAGGTTGATGAGGTTATAATTGGTATTGGAAGTGCTCAGGTTAGCCATACTTTGAAAAACCCATTTACAACAAGCGAAAGAATGGAGATGCTTATAAGGGCTTTAGATGAAAAAGGAATTCCGAGAGGAAAATATTTCCTCGTTGCTTTGCCAGATATAAACTTCAACTCTATTTGGGCTCCGTATGTAGAAGCAATGGTGCCGAAGTTTGACGTAGTCTTTACCGGTAATTCCCTTGTCGCACAGCTTTTTAGAGAGAGGGGTTATAAAGTAGTAGTTCAGCCAATGTTCAGGAAGGATATACTCTCTGCTACAGAAATAAGGAGAAGAATGATTGAAGGCGAACCATGGGAGGATCTGGTACCAAAGAGCGTGGCGGAATATATCAAAGAGATCAAAGGGGTTGAGAGGATAAGAATGCTCGCAACGGATCTTGAAAAGAATGAAAAAGAACTCCAGGCACCTATAAGGATTCCGGAGTTTTGA
- a CDS encoding SAM hydrolase/SAM-dependent halogenase family protein — MITLTTDFGIKGPYVGEMKGAILTINPEAKIVDITHSITRHSIVEGSFVMEQVVKYFPPNTIHVGVIDPGVGTERRAIIIEGTQFLVLPDNGLATLPLKWIQPKAAYAIDLKKMENIIGRKISSTFHGRDVFGPAGALLSLGYEPSRFGKEIDIESIIRLDLEPKKQEDYWLLKVIYIDDFGNVILNLENYERPKYVEILGRKIPYLDTYGKVKPGELLSLPGSHDYLEIAVNQGSAAELLGLKVGDEVKVKLLHEEG, encoded by the coding sequence GTGATAACTCTAACTACAGATTTCGGCATTAAAGGGCCCTACGTGGGAGAAATGAAAGGTGCCATTTTGACAATAAATCCAGAAGCAAAAATAGTTGACATTACTCACTCGATAACACGTCACAGCATTGTTGAAGGCTCTTTTGTTATGGAGCAGGTTGTAAAATATTTCCCCCCAAATACTATCCACGTAGGGGTTATTGATCCAGGGGTAGGCACCGAGAGGAGAGCAATCATAATAGAAGGTACACAATTCTTAGTACTTCCCGACAACGGTTTAGCAACGCTTCCCCTCAAGTGGATACAGCCAAAAGCGGCATACGCAATAGACCTCAAAAAAATGGAAAATATCATAGGAAGGAAGATAAGTTCGACTTTTCATGGGAGAGATGTGTTCGGTCCTGCGGGAGCTCTGCTCAGCCTTGGGTATGAGCCTTCTAGGTTTGGAAAAGAAATTGACATAGAAAGCATAATCAGGCTTGATCTAGAGCCCAAAAAACAAGAAGATTACTGGCTTTTGAAGGTTATCTATATCGATGACTTTGGAAACGTCATTCTAAACCTCGAGAACTATGAACGACCGAAATACGTCGAGATTCTGGGAAGAAAAATTCCTTATTTGGACACCTATGGCAAGGTAAAACCTGGAGAGTTGCTTTCTCTTCCAGGGAGTCATGATTATCTTGAGATAGCGGTTAATCAAGGTTCAGCTGCAGAGCTTTTGGGACTGAAGGTTGGGGATGAAGTGAAGGTAAAACTACTCCATGAGGAGGGATAG